The sequence below is a genomic window from Vibrio mangrovi.
TTATCAAGCGCCTAAATCTTTCGGAAACGGAGCTTTCAGCCATTTCTGTGAGAACTGCTCCAGAATACCGTCAGTTTTGGCTTTACTGATCAGACGGTTGACCTCATGCACCAGATCGCTTTCTCCCTTCATCACCCCAACATAGCAAGGTGAATTCTTGAGCAGAAATTTCGTTTGCGGCGCTTTCGCCGGATAACGGGTTGCAATCTCCGTCACCACCAGATTACCGGTTGCAATCAGGCTGATTTGTCCGGAAAGAAAAGCAGACAAGGTCGCATTATTATCTTCAAAACGTTTGATGGTTGCCGATGCAGGAGCCAGTTTGCTCAGCTCCAGATCTTCCACTGACCCACGAGTCACACCCACTGTTTTATCAGCCAGATCAGCAGCGGAAGTTACTTTTTCTCCGGCAGTGCCGAATACACCCAGATAGAAAGGCGCATAAGCCTCACTAAAGTCGATCGCTTTTTCACGGGCCGGATTTTTCCCCATGCTTGAAATCACCAGATCCACTTTCTGAGTTTGCAGATACGGAATCCGGTTGGCACTAGTAACCGGCACCAGTGTCAGTTTGACCTGCATCTGTTTGGCAATATAAGCCGCCATGTCAATATCATATCCCTGAGGCTGCATATCTGTCCCGACAGAGCCAAATGGCGGAAAATCCTGCGGCACTGCCACTCTCAATACACCACGTTTATGGATACTCTCCAGTTGATCCGCCGATGCAGTGAATGCATACCCCATCAACACTACCGAAGCCACTGCTGTAACAAACAATCGAAGTAATTTCATTTGAGTTCCCTATCCTGTCATGAAACGATTGAAACAATCAATATAATTTTTGCAACGATTGTGCCATAACAAAATTGATACTTTATTTAATTGATTCTATTGAAATTAATCAGAAATGGTGCAATAACAAGATAGGAGTTAGCACTCAATTGGATCAATCTGATACGAAGAGTGAACCAATACGGTGCACTCTGTACCACAGGGTAAGAAGGGATTGTCCCCGTGAATACAGGGAATATTTCGTATCGGCAGAACCGGGGCTGATTCCCACAGTCTGCACACTCCACTATCGGGAGCTACTCACCGTAATCGTACTCATCGTCAAAAACATAGGCAGGAATATTGTCGATGCATTGCCCGACACTCCATCCCATGATCTCTAACAATTCGTCCGGTGCTTCTTCCGGAACATAGAGATAGGAGCTGTAAGGCATATCGATTTGCGATTCGGCATTTTCTTCGACTTCCCAACTTTCAACATCTTCCCAGTATTCTTCGGGAACGTGTAGGTATTTAGCCAGTCTGCTCATCATGCAATCCTCTTGTCCACCCTAAATAAGTATTAGACATATCTCACAGAAATAGTGGGATCTATGGCATCAAACTGGATTGATTATTGCGGGTTCATCCCCGTGTGTACGGAACACAAAATAACCACAATGGAACCAAGGTTATCAATATGCCACCTATTACAAATAAAAATTACAACACAGGCGGCTCGACATTGCTTTATTGACGCAAAGATGCGGCCCTCTGAAAGTCATGACCTTCTGACTCTACATCACCTTTATATTCATCAGGTAATACAGGAGAAACCATGAAAGTATCCGCGTCCGGAGTTCATGCATACGCAGATTCAGACCATCACACATCGGTTCATCAAAGTCAGAACCGTACCACCGACTCAAAAATATTCAGTGCGACGCTGATCCAGAAATTTGTCCGGGGACATTTTGCCCGTCAGCAGGTCTCCGTCGGCACTGAAGCGCCGGGAATAACCCGGACAACCATTCAGTCGCCACAACAGAGTAGCAAATTGCTGGCCGAAGACGGGACACCGCTGAAATTAATTCAGGAAAATCTTAAGCCGGGAGCAACCTATAACCGCTTAACCATTCAAGACGGAGCCAGAACGCTTAATGTTCTGGGGACTCAGAATGGTGAATTACCGGTCAATCCGAAGGTTCAGGCTCAAAAAGCCTCTCTGAATTCTGCCATTATCAACGGTGGCTATTTTGTCCACGTTCCGAATAAAGAAACAGATAGCGGAGAAAAAATTCAGGGCATTGGCCGGACTGTCGGCCCGACCGGACACAGGGATGATCATACGCCGGTTCCCAATCCCTGGAAGCAAGACTACCGGACCATCAAAAGTGGCGACGATACTTTGCTCACCAGTGGCCCACTGTTATATCAGCCGGGAGAAGAAAAGCCGTCTTTTGACGATGACCGTTTTCGTTACCGGCTCAATACCGAACAGGGTGTGATCACCAATCCCCTGAATATCCGTGCCGGTGCCATGACCAGTGATAACAACGAACGGGCGGCTATTTCTCTCGAACCCAACGGAGACATTCGTATGCATACCGCGACTGCCGAAGGTAATAAAAAGCTAAGTCCGACCATTGAGCAATGGCAGTCCATCGCGATGCACGGCGCAGCACCTCAGTCTGCCATTCTGAATGTTGACGGTGGCGGCTCAGTCTTTATGGGTGTTCAGACTCCTGACGGGATTAAGCAGGTTTCCCGGGGCGGAAAACCAGATACGGAAATTCGCCCGATTCCAAATATTCTGACTTCACGGGTACCAACGCAGGCAGAAAAAGAAGATCCGGCATTATCCAGACCGGTCTATCTGGATAAAGTTTCTGACTAAACAATAACTCTACAGGTAAAAGCCTGCCGGATTATCTGGCAGGCTTGATAAATCAAGGAAGCAAATCAATTAAGACTTCTGTCTTGCCAGTTGCAGACTGACCATCCGCGAGCGCTCCGATTCCATCAGGAAACGATAGACGGATGCAGCAACACCACCACCGATAAACAGCGCATAATTCGCCAGTTCAGTGACCCAGAATGTTGCACAGACAGCAGCAAAACCGGCAATCACGAGAGCATAGATACTTTTTCTGTTCACGCCATTTTCGTACCAGTACTGGCCTTGCGGTGATTCAGTATACAACGAGGGAATATCAATCTGACTTTTCTTGATCAGGAAGTAATCGACCAGAATAATCCCGTATAAAGGCCCGATCATTGCCGCCAGAATATCCACGGTATAGTGAATCACTTCCGGATTG
It includes:
- a CDS encoding transporter substrate-binding domain-containing protein translates to MKLLRLFVTAVASVVLMGYAFTASADQLESIHKRGVLRVAVPQDFPPFGSVGTDMQPQGYDIDMAAYIAKQMQVKLTLVPVTSANRIPYLQTQKVDLVISSMGKNPAREKAIDFSEAYAPFYLGVFGTAGEKVTSAADLADKTVGVTRGSVEDLELSKLAPASATIKRFEDNNATLSAFLSGQISLIATGNLVVTEIATRYPAKAPQTKFLLKNSPCYVGVMKGESDLVHEVNRLISKAKTDGILEQFSQKWLKAPFPKDLGA
- a CDS encoding phosphodiester glycosidase family protein, whose translation is MKVSASGVHAYADSDHHTSVHQSQNRTTDSKIFSATLIQKFVRGHFARQQVSVGTEAPGITRTTIQSPQQSSKLLAEDGTPLKLIQENLKPGATYNRLTIQDGARTLNVLGTQNGELPVNPKVQAQKASLNSAIINGGYFVHVPNKETDSGEKIQGIGRTVGPTGHRDDHTPVPNPWKQDYRTIKSGDDTLLTSGPLLYQPGEEKPSFDDDRFRYRLNTEQGVITNPLNIRAGAMTSDNNERAAISLEPNGDIRMHTATAEGNKKLSPTIEQWQSIAMHGAAPQSAILNVDGGGSVFMGVQTPDGIKQVSRGGKPDTEIRPIPNILTSRVPTQAEKEDPALSRPVYLDKVSD